In one window of Henckelia pumila isolate YLH828 chromosome 1, ASM3356847v2, whole genome shotgun sequence DNA:
- the LOC140866796 gene encoding cytochrome P450 76A1-like, whose translation MDYEIAGLVLALLLCAVWAVLNERRHRRLEELGRMPPGPQPFPVVGNIFLLARDSRAPHKLFAELADRYGPVMTLYLGSMSTVVISSSEAARVMFKNHDAVLAGRKIYEAMKGDISNEGSLITAQYGPHWRMLRRLCTSEFFTTARLDSMREVRAKCIDQMLDFITEASSNTNSVGVVVGNFFFLMAFNLIGNLMFSKDLLDPKSERGAKFFYHAGKVMEFAGKPNVADFFPMLRWLDPQGVRRKTQFHVKRAFDVAGEFLKERMREVESAINEKRKDYLDVLLKYRGDGVEGPPSFSSTIINVIVLEMFMAGTDTTTSTLEWAMAELLHNPQTLQKLQSELRTLIPPGKKLEEQNLEHLPYLKAVIKETLRLHPPLPFLVPHKAMDPCKMSGYYIPKETQILVNVWAIGRDPKSWKEPLEFKPERFLDPSMADYKGQNFEYIPFGSGRRMCPAMPLASRVLPMVIGSMVHSFDWVLAGGMKPDEMDMSEKIGFTLRKGVSLKAIPVPYQDSKC comes from the exons ATGGACTACGAAATCGCGGGCCTCGTGCTAGCCTTGCTACTATGTGCCGTATGGGCTGTTTTAAACGAGCGGAGACACCGACGATTGGAGGAGCTCGGCCGGATGCCGCCGGGACCACAGCCATTTCCGGTGGTCGGCAACATCTTCTTACTAGCACGCGACTCCCGCGCACCCCATAAACTCTTCGCCGAACTAGCTGACAGATACGGCCCCGTGATGACGCTCTATCTCGGCTCCATGAGCACGGTGGTGATCTCCTCCAGCGAGGCGGCGCGTGTGATGTTCAAAAACCACGACGCCGTTCTGGCCGGAAGAAAGATATACGAAGCCATGAAAGGGGATATAAGCAACGAAGGTTCCCTGATCACCGCCCAATACGGCCCACACTGGCGGATGCTGCGGCGGCTCTGCACGTCAGAATTCTTCACCACGGCGCGCCTCGACTCCATGCGAGAAGTCCGAGCTAAGTGCATAGATCAAATGCTCGACTTCATAACAGAGGCATCCTCCAATACTAACAGCGTGGGTGTTGTAGTGGGGAATTTCTTTTTCTTGATGGCTTTCAATCTGATTGGTAACCTCATGTTCTCCAAGGATTTACTGGACCCAAAATCAGAAAGAGGGGCCAAATTCTTCTACCATGCAGGGAAAGTGATGGAGTTTGCGGGGAAGCCTAATGTTGCAGATTTCTTTCCGATGCTTAGGTGGCTTGATCCTCAAGGGGTGAGAAGAAAAACACAGTTTCACGTTAAAAGAGCGTTCGATGTTGCTGGAGAATTCTTGAAAGAAAGAATGAGAGAAGTGGAGAGCGCCATTAATGAAAAGAGGAAGGATTATTTGGACGTGCTTTTGAAGTACAGAGGAGATGGAGTGGAGGGGCCTCCCAGTTTTTCTTCAACAATCATCAATGTTATTGTGCTT GAAATGTTCATGGCGGGGACTGATACCACCACGAGCACACTAGAATGGGCCATGGCGGAGCTCCTCCACAACCCCCAAACTCTTCAAAAACTCCAATCCGAGCTCCGAACCCTAATCCCACCCGGCAAAAAGCTGGAAGAACAAAACCTAGAACACCTCCCATACCTAAAAGCAGTCATCAAAGAAACACTAAGACTTCACCCACCCCTCCCGTTTTTAGTCCCTCACAAGGCCATGGATCCATGCAAGATGTCAGGCTACTATATCCCCAAAGAAACCCAAATTCTTGTCAACGTTTGGGCCATTGGAAGAGACCCTAAATCTTGGAAAGAACCCTTGGAGTTTAAGCCAGAGAGGTTTCTGGACCCAAGCATGGCTGATTACAAAGGGCAGAATTTCGAGTATATACCTTTCGGGTCAGGGCGTCGGATGTGCCCGGCCATGCCTCTCGCCTCTCGCGTGCTGCCGATGGTGATCGGCTCGATGGTTCACTCGTTTGATTGGGTTTTGGCTGGTGGGATGAAGCCTGATGAAATGGATATGAGCGAAAAGATTGGGTTTACGTTGAGGAAAGGGGTTTCACTTAAGGCCATACCAGTTCCATATCAAGATAGCAAGTGCTAG